From the Lathyrus oleraceus cultivar Zhongwan6 chromosome 4, CAAS_Psat_ZW6_1.0, whole genome shotgun sequence genome, one window contains:
- the LOC127073315 gene encoding uncharacterized protein LOC127073315, which translates to MWVSSGSSSASMEVNAVQVNNNLANGIDEQRDEQSLSPERSNAYNVFGDPDPELSPRVGEDYQVEIPALISKSEYCLFRRNADEAESTIRNFQVGLPIPIIWIKDGAEKSNADPPKNECKLNPKLEAIGGTLFNRKNSDMQQETKIGMHEECRHNGQILVPGSRSDNWTDVEEAGFVLGLYIFGKNLVQVKRFIGNKKMEDILSFYYGKFYKSDKYQRWDGCRKMKSRKRVFGQRIFTGQRQHELLSRLLPNVSQECQKKLLEASKTFVEGKMLLEEYVLTLKASVGMKALVEGVGIGKGKQDLTGVSIDSVRSTQVVPFRAEIPVGKACSMLSTSEIISYLTGDFRLSKARTSDLFWEAVWPRLLARGWHSEQPRCYNYSVTSKNPLVYLVPGVKKFSRKLVKGNHYFDSLSDVLNKVASDPELIDLEKNTDNDCTSKEGNGWTKDTNLDSEDSPSDQPRHCYLKVKTPNNSADVIKFTVVDTSLANEKTRNVKELKSLPFGVFAASSLEIDSNDENTSEEEKPNESESVKGTYFDSRKNDITKAGKLNIVKGESSDLSGFESKPSKEKIPRSNMVCASISAASIDQKTDFLDNKKRKDGVKCQPLPRMVSDNIIDLVPVTKKRRRLTACSRAKTNGSTTSFFAVPPRVKQEEASFCRDQDSSKYSENVTADFLAPRVKQEKCPYNPKSSDRAHSSAEKLIPPQEVNYLARFPTQETKKLAEPLPNLGSFICRESVPGTSSSGTREQHQKPQPRTMIDLNLPVSPEVDADEPFVNEVTEIQNTDTSKESGEASAGTNIEPVDQSEQQPDVQARRTGTRNRPPTAKVLEAFAFGYLDKKEKRVRSRDSSGSNASRRVRHKAEGSSSSAVADTEKEGRVNFTSNGNGSAGSNGDVLYTGFKH; encoded by the exons ATGTGGGTCTCATCAGGTTCTTCTTCTGCTTCTATGGAG GTGAATGCAGTTCAAGTTAATAACAACCTAGCGAATGGTATCGATGAGCAACGAGATGAACAATCACTTTCTCCAGAAAGGTCCAATGCTTATAATGTTTTCGGTGATCCGGATCCGGAATTGTCTCCTCGGGTGGGTGAGGATTACCAGGTTGAAATTCCTGCTTTAATTTCAAAATCCGAGTATTGTTTGTTTCGTAGGAACGCTGACGAGGCAGAAAGTACTATTCGTAACTTTCAAGTAGGATTACCTATTCCAATTATTTGGATAAAGGATGGAGCAGAGAAGAGCAATGCCGATCCACCGAAAAACGAATGCAAGTTGAATCCTAAACTTGAGGCCATTGGCGGTACATTGTTCAATAGAAAGAATTCTGATATGCAGCAAGAAACAAAGATTGGGATGCATGAGGAGTGTAGACATAACGGGCAGATTCTGGTTCCCGGTTCTCGAAGTGACAACTGGACTGACGTCGAAGAAGCCGGTTTCGTCCTTGGTTTGTATATATTTGGGAAGAACCTCGTTCAAGTGAAAAGATTTATCGGCAATAAGAAGATGGAGGATATACTGTCATTCTATTATGGGAAATTTTATAAGTCTGACAAATATCAGAGATGGGATGGATGTAGGAAAATGAAAAGCAGGAAACGCGTTTTCGGGCAAAGAATTTTCACTGGACAAAGGCAACATGAGCTTTTATCACGTCTCTTACCGAATGTATCACAGGAATGTCAAAAGAAATTACTTGAG GCGTCGAAGACATTTGTAGAGGGAAAAATGCTTTTAGAAGAATATGTTTTAACTCTAAAAGCTTCGGTTGGGATGAAAGCACTTGTTGAGGGAGTAGGAATTGGGAAAGGGAAACAAGATCTTACCGGTGTCTCTATTGATTCTGTAAGGTCCACTCAAGTCGTTCCGTTTCGTGCAGAAATACCGGTTGGTAAAGCATGTTCAATGCTTTCAACTTCAGAGATAATAAGTTATCTAACAGGTGACTTCAGATTAAGTAAAGCGCGAACAAGCGATCTCTTTTGGGAAGCTGTTTGGCCTCGTTTACTTGCCAGAGGTTGGCACTCGGAGCAGCCTAGATGTTATAACTATTCGGTTACTTCTAAGAATCCTCTGGTCTACCTTGTCCCCGGAGTTAAAAAGTTTTCAAGGAAGCTCGTTAAAGGGAATCACTATTTCGATTCTCTATCTGATGTTCTCAACAAAGTTGCGTCCGATCCTGAGCTAATTGATCTTGAGAAAAATACGGATAATGACTGCACAAGCAAGGAAGGAAACGGGTGGACGAAAGATACAAACCTGGACAGTGAAGATTCCCCGTCTGATCAGCCGCGTCATTGCTATCTCAAGGTAAAAACTCCAAACAACAGCGCAGATGTAATTAAATTCACTGTTGTGGATACAAGTTTGGCGAATGAAAAGACGAGAAATGTGAAAGAACTGAAAAGCCTACCATTTGGAGTTTTTGCAGCTTCTAGTTTGGAAATTGATTCGAACGATGAAAATACTTCAGAAGAGGAGAAACCAAATGAATCCGAGTCTGTAAAAGGCACATACTTTGATAGCAGGAAGAATGATATTACTAAAGCCGGTAAACTTAACATTGTTAAGGGTGAATCTTCAGACTTGAGTGGTTTTGAAAGCAAGCCTTCGAAAGAGAAGATTCCGAGAAGCAACATGGTCTGCGCTAGTATATCAGCTGCCTCGATAGACCAGAAGACGGACTTCTTGGATAACAAAAAGAGAAAAGACGGTGTGAAGTGTCAACCACTCCCGAGAATGGTATCTGATAACATAATTGATCTGGTCCCTGTTACAAAAAAGAGAAGGAGATTAACTGCATGTAGCCGTGCAAAGACAAACGGAAGCACGACTAGTTTCTTTGCGGTTCCTCCGAGAGTTAAACAAGAGGAGGCAAGTTTCTGTCGGGATCAAGACAGCTCAAAATACAGCGAGAATGTAACTGCTGATTTTTTGGCTCCTAGAGTAAAACAAGAGAAGTGTCCTTACAATCCAAAATCTAGTGATCGTGCTCATTCATCTGCGGAGAAGTTAATTCCACCCCAGGAGGTTAACTATTTAGCACGTTTTCCAACTCAGGAGACAAAAAAGTTAGCAGAACCTCTGCCAAATCTTGGCTCATTCATCTGCAGAGAAAGTGTTCCTGGTACGAGCTCTTCCGGCACAAGAGAACAACATCAGAAACCTCAGCCGCGGACTATGATTGACCTTAACTTACCTGTTTCACCGGAAGTTGATGCTGATGAACCTTTTGTGAATGAAGTGACTGAGATACAGAACACTGATACAAGCAAGGAATCAGGCGAGGCCAGTGCAGGGACAAACATCGAACCGGTTGATCAGTCAGAGCAGCAGCCTGACGTGCAAGCCCGGAGAACAGGCACAAGAAACCGACCCCCGACAGCAAAAGTTCTGGAAGCTTTTGCCTTTGGATATCTAGACAAAAAGGAAAAGCGTGTCAGAAGTAGGGACAGCTCAGGATCAAACGCTTCACGACGCGTGCGTCATAAAGCGGAAGGCTCTAGTAGCAGTGCTGTTGCAGATACTGAAAAAGAGGGAAGAGTGAATTTCACCAGCAACGGTAATGGTAGCGCTGGCAGTAACGGCGATGTGTTATATACAGGTTTCAAACATTGA